A single region of the Corvus hawaiiensis isolate bCorHaw1 chromosome 27, bCorHaw1.pri.cur, whole genome shotgun sequence genome encodes:
- the ZMAT4 gene encoding zinc finger matrin-type protein 4, whose translation MKSSDIDQELFTESYCKVCSAQLISESQRVAHYESRKHASKVRLYYMLHPIDGGCPAKKLRSENGSDGDSVDKNKCCTLCNMSFTSAVVAESHYQGKIHAKRLKLLLGEQPALKATEAALGSLKPPHTDSSPVVPSPPQRRDSDRYCQLCAAWFNNPMMAQQHYDGKKHKKNAARADLLEQLGKTLDLGELRGLKRSYTCNICNVTLNSIEQYHAHLKGSKHQTNLKNQ comes from the exons ATGAAATCCTCTGACATCGACCAGGAATTGTTCACTGAAAGTTACTGCAAGGTGTGCAGTGCTCAGCTGATCTCTGAGTCCCAGCGCGTGGCCCATTATGAG AGTCGGAAGCATGCCAGCAAAGTCCGCCTCTATTACATGCTTCACCCCATCGATGGAGGCTGCCCGGCAAAAAAGCTCCGGTCAGAAAAT GGCAGTGATGGTGACTCAGTGGATAAGAACAAATGCTGCACACTATGTAACATGTCCTTTACCTCAGCAGTGGTGGCGGAATCGCATTACCAAGGGAAAATCCATGCCAAAAGGTTAAAACTGTTGCTAGGGGAACAACCAGCATTAAAGGCCACAG AAGCCGCTCTGGGCTCCCTGAAGCCCCCGCACACGGACAGTTCCCCGGTGGTTCCGTCCCCGCCCCAGCGGAGGGACTCGGACAGGTACTGCCAGCTCTGCGCAGCCTGGTTCAACAACCCCATGATGGCACAGCAGCACTACGACGGCAAAAAGCACAAGAAGAACGCAGCCAGAGCCgacctcctggagcagctggggaagacCCTAGACCTGGGGGAGCTGAGAG GCCTGAAGCGCAGCTACACCTGCAACATCTGCAATGTCACCCTGAACTCCATAGAGCAGTACCATGCACACCTGAAGGGCTCCAAACACCAGACCAA